The genomic stretch TGCATATAGCACTTGTGCTAGAAAGCTAAGCTTACGATTTTTAAGTATTTAACAATTCACTCTAATAGCTACACGGAGTGGGTAATAAATTCTTCACATACATGAAATCacttaaaataaataatttattttttaactTTGGTAAATAACGAGTTTACAGTATATTTTAGAGCAAAATTCCTTACACATTCTTTGAATTTTTACACGAGTGAACATTAACACGTGCATCGTACTAGTATATATGCTAATCTAAATTACAAATATGAATATTTAAATAATTTCCAAACAAACAAATTAAATAATCATCGTGttataaataataattttttcaaGGGGATTGTTATCCATTTGTATTGATATACTTTATTTTTTAGTTTAGATCATTAAATTCATCTGTCAAATACTTGCTATACCAATTTGCTGCGTCAGTTGGTATACGCTTGAGACTATCATTAAAATCGACATGATAAAGCCCCCAATTTCTAGAATAGCCTGCTTGAAATTCAAATGTATCAAAAGCTGCCCAGGCAAAGTAACCACGAACGTTTACACCAGCATCTATGGCTGCTTTGGTTGCGTTAATATGTGAAGCAATGTAAGCAACTCGATGTTCGTCCTTCAATGGATTTGGGGTTTTGAAAGAAGCAATGCCATTTTCCGTTATGTAGATTTTTGGATTTTGGTAATTTTTCTTAATATAAAGTAAGAAGTCATATAGTCCTTCAGGGTAGACAAAGTTTAAACCGTATTGATCCATGTAACCAAGAGTTTTTCCTTCGATGTTAGAAACTTCTGACATGGCTAAGGCATCAAAATTATCACCAAAAACTTTGGTTCTATTTGTTTCATGTCTAGCAAAATGAGAAGCATAATAATTGATCCCGATAAAGTCTGTGCTTCCATTTAACATTTTTTTATCCTTTTCTGTAAATGTGGGTAGCCTGTTCCCCACTAGCTTTCTCATTATTTTTGGATAATCTCCATGGAAAATTGGCTCTAAAACCCATCCCCAATAGAAATCCATTAGTCTTTTAGCAGCAGCCACATCCTCCGGATTAGAGCTGTAGGGAACATAACTTCCTGATGAAAGGGCAATTCCAATTTCTCCCCCTTGTATTGCTTGAAATTTTGTTTTGTATAAATTTGATGATGTAGCATGGGCAATGAGGAAATTATGAAGTATAATGTATGCTTCTGTACATATTCTACCTTTAGTTGGGCATGCCTCAACAGACATATTATCAATATTGTGCATGTATTGAAATACAGCTGTGACCTCTCCTTCATTGATTGTAGTCCAATGTTTCACCCGATCTCCATATGTTTTGAATAAGAGTTCACTAAAATCCTTGAAATGTGTCACAATGGAGTGATTTAAGAAGCCACCGAGTTTTTGTTGAAGAGCTAATGGATAGTCAAAATGCATGATAGTCACAAAAGGTTCAATACCATTTTTTAGCAACTCGTTG from Lathyrus oleraceus cultivar Zhongwan6 chromosome 7, CAAS_Psat_ZW6_1.0, whole genome shotgun sequence encodes the following:
- the LOC127104848 gene encoding furostanol glycoside 26-O-beta-glucosidase-like gives rise to the protein MQKIYIMSSLRISKIVLAILSFVWISNISTHAQVLFPLMKTSEFRQSLSSQIGEWATNNTYDSILKFINSPRFPSRGSFPNGFLFGAGSSALQIEGAQHEGGRGLGVYLDVDKFSKKIEHYKRYKEDVQLLKKLGVNSYRMSISWNRIMPNGTFEGGINQEGINFYNNLINELLKNGIEPFVTIMHFDYPLALQQKLGGFLNHSIVTHFKDFSELLFKTYGDRVKHWTTINEGEVTAVFQYMHNIDNMSVEACPTKGRICTEAYIILHNFLIAHATSSNLYKTKFQAIQGGEIGIALSSGSYVPYSSNPEDVAAAKRLMDFYWGWVLEPIFHGDYPKIMRKLVGNRLPTFTEKDKKMLNGSTDFIGINYYASHFARHETNRTKVFGDNFDALAMSEVSNIEGKTLGYMDQYGLNFVYPEGLYDFLLYIKKNYQNPKIYITENGIASFKTPNPLKDEHRVAYIASHINATKAAIDAGVNVRGYFAWAAFDTFEFQAGYSRNWGLYHVDFNDSLKRIPTDAANWYSKYLTDEFNDLN